A single window of Pontibacillus chungwhensis DNA harbors:
- a CDS encoding HU family DNA-binding protein — protein MNKTDLINAVAEKSDLSKKDATKAVDAVFDSITETLKDGDKVQLIGFGNFEVRERAARKGRNPQTGKEIEISASKVPAFKPGKALKDSVK, from the coding sequence ATGAACAAGACAGATCTAATCAATGCAGTTGCAGAGAAAAGTGATCTTTCTAAAAAAGATGCTACAAAAGCTGTAGATGCAGTTTTTGATTCAATCACTGAAACACTTAAAGACGGTGATAAAGTACAACTAATTGGTTTTGGTAACTTTGAAGTACGTGAACGTGCGGCTCGTAAAGGTCGTAACCCACAAACTGGTAAAGAAATCGAAATTTCTGCTAGCAAAGTACCAGCATTCAAACCAGGTAAAGCCCTTAAGGATTCCGTTAAGTAA
- the hepT gene encoding heptaprenyl diphosphate synthase component II — protein sequence MKLAMIYPHLKQDIDKIEKSLNTTIQADHSILREASTQLLQAGGKRIRPVFVLLAAKFGHYDIERIKHVAVALELIHMASLVHDDVIDDAELRRGEQTIKAKWDNRVAMYTGDYIFARAIESLSTLEDAKAHQILSKTIVEVCVGEIEQIKDKFDWDQNLRTYLRRIKRKTALLIAVSCRLGAVAAGADEKVERALFKYGYYVGMSYQIIDDVLDFTATEKELGKPAGSDLMQGNITLPVLYAMDQDERFKQEVQSLFQKEEVTKTDMAWVIEKIKESGAIDQSFALSERYLNKAYEALDILPNQKEKQTLMKIAKYIGKRKS from the coding sequence ATGAAATTAGCGATGATCTATCCACACTTAAAACAAGATATTGATAAAATAGAAAAGTCTCTCAACACGACAATTCAAGCTGATCATAGCATCTTAAGAGAAGCTTCTACCCAATTGTTACAAGCAGGAGGAAAACGTATCCGTCCTGTTTTTGTTTTATTAGCAGCTAAGTTTGGTCATTATGATATCGAGAGAATTAAGCATGTAGCAGTAGCGCTAGAGCTTATTCATATGGCATCACTTGTTCATGATGATGTGATTGATGACGCTGAGCTCAGACGGGGCGAGCAGACAATTAAAGCTAAATGGGACAATCGTGTGGCAATGTATACAGGAGACTATATCTTTGCCAGAGCAATTGAGAGCTTATCGACTTTAGAAGACGCTAAAGCCCATCAAATCCTATCCAAAACAATTGTAGAGGTCTGTGTGGGTGAAATAGAGCAAATTAAAGATAAATTTGATTGGGATCAAAACCTCCGTACTTATCTACGTAGAATTAAAAGAAAAACAGCTCTTTTAATTGCTGTAAGCTGTCGCCTTGGTGCAGTAGCAGCTGGAGCTGACGAAAAAGTTGAAAGAGCTTTATTTAAGTATGGCTATTATGTAGGCATGTCTTATCAGATCATCGACGATGTATTAGATTTTACAGCGACAGAAAAGGAATTAGGGAAGCCTGCAGGGAGCGACTTAATGCAAGGGAATATTACACTCCCCGTTCTTTATGCGATGGATCAAGATGAAAGGTTTAAGCAAGAAGTACAAAGCTTATTCCAAAAAGAAGAGGTTACAAAGACTGATATGGCATGGGTAATCGAGAAAATTAAAGAATCTGGAGCGATTGACCAGTCGTTTGCTTTAAGTGAACGTTACCTCAACAAAGCATATGAGGCGCTAGATATCCTTCCCAATCAAAAAGAGAAACAAACCCTTATGAAAATTGCCAAATACATAGGAAAACGTAAATCATAA
- a CDS encoding heptaprenyl diphosphate synthase component 1 yields the protein MSVKNTNVNIEHLRTSIEHQIQHPYLAKFIPEPVICEDKLMFLTSLLKDTDLSEDKQKQYIISTMLVQIALDTHELVNSSKTNEEDHVTKSRQLTVLAGDYYSGLYYYLLSKIEDLPMIHTLASAIKEINELKMKIYNQDFPSIAQVMDALKQVESLLIQRVAEFVNQPVMNEVAGDWLLAKRLQDEDRRFRKRENSPLIELLIKSTLVHQNGAQALRTIEKYMKKQMVSVEQSLAQLPGSFSSLKTYLQHHIYHSFYLKHQAVEEG from the coding sequence ATGTCAGTGAAGAATACAAACGTGAATATCGAACATTTAAGAACTAGTATTGAACATCAAATCCAACATCCTTATTTAGCCAAATTTATACCTGAACCCGTAATTTGTGAAGATAAACTAATGTTTCTTACGTCTTTACTAAAAGATACAGACCTTAGTGAAGATAAACAGAAACAATATATAATCTCAACGATGCTAGTACAAATAGCTCTAGATACGCATGAACTTGTGAATTCATCCAAAACGAATGAAGAAGACCATGTAACAAAGAGTCGACAGTTGACCGTATTAGCTGGAGACTATTACAGTGGGCTGTACTATTACCTTTTGTCTAAAATTGAGGATTTACCAATGATTCATACACTAGCTTCTGCTATTAAAGAAATTAATGAATTAAAAATGAAGATTTACAATCAGGATTTTCCATCGATAGCTCAAGTAATGGATGCTTTAAAACAAGTCGAATCATTATTGATTCAACGGGTAGCGGAATTTGTAAATCAACCTGTGATGAATGAGGTGGCGGGGGATTGGTTATTAGCCAAACGATTACAAGATGAAGACCGTCGTTTTCGTAAGCGTGAGAACTCCCCTTTAATTGAATTGTTAATTAAAAGCACGCTCGTTCACCAAAACGGTGCACAAGCTCTCCGAACGATAGAAAAATATATGAAGAAGCAAATGGTTTCAGTTGAGCAGTCTTTAGCACAGTTGCCAGGGAGCTTCAGTTCACTTAAAACGTACCTCCAACATCATATCTATCATTCATTTTATCTGAAACATCAAGCTGTGGAGGAAGGGTAA
- a CDS encoding stage VI sporulation protein F, translated as MSGFQKKAFEHLQNKANISPDEIMKVADSVKNANFKDEKTVRNLVKQLSKMAGKPVSKEKEDKIVKAITNNNMDMNQLNQMFKK; from the coding sequence GTGAGCGGATTTCAAAAGAAAGCATTTGAGCATCTTCAAAATAAAGCCAACATCTCTCCGGATGAAATTATGAAAGTTGCTGATTCTGTAAAGAATGCAAACTTTAAAGATGAGAAAACTGTTCGTAATCTTGTGAAGCAGTTATCTAAAATGGCGGGCAAGCCTGTCTCTAAAGAAAAAGAAGACAAAATTGTTAAAGCTATTACGAACAATAACATGGATATGAACCAATTAAATCAAATGTTTAAAAAATAG
- a CDS encoding NAD(P)H-dependent glycerol-3-phosphate dehydrogenase, with amino-acid sequence MANVAVLGAGSWGTALSIVLADNHHDVRLWTHRPEQANEINDLHQNKNYLQEVTLPESIVAYTDLKEAVKDVTAVVMVVPTKAIRDVCQQLQSVLDHKVTLIHATKGIDPDSLKRVSEMITEEMSGEYYDDVVVLSGPSHAEEVGLRQPTTVTVSSETMKTAELAQDLFINENFRVYTNPDVVGVELGGALKNIIALGAGISDGLGYGDNAKAALITRGLAEIARLGTSMGSSPLTFAGLTGVGDLIVTCTSQHSRNYRAGYLLGQGKDLDDVLEHMGMVVEGVRTTNAAYKLSQQQGVEMPITAGIEQILFQDAEAKDVVDQLMTRGRRHEMEDLSNVLGD; translated from the coding sequence ATGGCAAATGTAGCCGTATTAGGTGCAGGCAGTTGGGGAACAGCCTTGTCCATTGTGTTAGCCGATAACCACCATGATGTTCGTTTATGGACTCATCGCCCGGAGCAGGCCAATGAAATAAACGACTTACACCAGAATAAGAACTACTTGCAAGAAGTCACCTTACCTGAATCCATTGTGGCTTATACCGACTTAAAGGAAGCTGTTAAAGACGTTACTGCTGTTGTAATGGTCGTTCCTACTAAAGCGATCAGGGACGTTTGTCAACAGTTACAATCCGTTCTTGATCATAAAGTAACGCTTATTCATGCTACTAAGGGAATTGATCCAGATTCTCTAAAGCGGGTCTCTGAAATGATCACAGAAGAGATGAGCGGGGAATACTATGATGATGTCGTTGTTCTTAGTGGTCCATCTCATGCTGAGGAAGTGGGGCTACGACAGCCAACTACTGTAACGGTTTCCTCTGAAACCATGAAAACAGCCGAATTAGCACAAGATTTATTTATAAACGAGAACTTTCGTGTATACACAAATCCGGATGTAGTTGGAGTTGAGTTGGGAGGAGCACTAAAGAATATTATTGCTTTAGGTGCAGGAATCTCAGATGGATTAGGGTACGGCGATAATGCAAAAGCTGCCCTTATAACAAGAGGGCTTGCTGAAATAGCGCGTCTAGGCACATCTATGGGATCAAGTCCTTTAACTTTCGCAGGTTTAACAGGGGTTGGGGATCTTATTGTAACCTGTACGAGCCAGCATAGTCGTAATTACCGTGCTGGATATTTATTAGGTCAAGGTAAAGATCTTGATGATGTATTAGAGCACATGGGAATGGTTGTTGAAGGCGTTCGTACAACAAATGCGGCTTATAAACTATCTCAGCAGCAAGGTGTTGAAATGCCAATTACAGCTGGAATTGAGCAAATTCTATTCCAAGATGCTGAGGCTAAAGATGTTGTCGATCAATTAATGACAAGAGGACGTCGACACGAAATGGAAGACTTATCAAATGTGTTAGGTGATTAA
- a CDS encoding YpzI family protein, protein MGKDRQQKKLKKEKRVESDRDTETHPKGSTYLDTPEQARKDQKL, encoded by the coding sequence ATGGGTAAAGACCGTCAGCAAAAGAAGCTAAAGAAAGAAAAACGTGTTGAAAGTGATCGGGACACAGAGACTCATCCGAAGGGCAGTACGTACTTAGATACACCAGAACAAGCAAGAAAAGATCAAAAGCTATAA
- the mtrB gene encoding trp RNA-binding attenuation protein MtrB, translating to MSNQKSSGDFFVIKALEDGVNVIGLTRGTDTRFHHSEKLDTGEVMIAQFTEHTSAVKVRGKAQIQTSHGEMNSEAE from the coding sequence ATGAGCAACCAAAAGTCTAGCGGAGATTTTTTTGTAATAAAGGCTCTTGAAGATGGAGTGAATGTGATTGGCCTTACCAGAGGTACTGATACTCGATTCCATCACTCAGAGAAGCTTGATACCGGAGAAGTCATGATAGCCCAGTTTACAGAGCATACCTCGGCGGTTAAAGTAAGGGGAAAAGCACAGATTCAAACAAGTCACGGCGAGATGAATTCCGAGGCAGAGTGA
- the der gene encoding ribosome biogenesis GTPase Der, whose amino-acid sequence MRKSVVAVVGRPNVGKSTIFNRLVGERISIVEDTPGVTRDRIYAEAEWLNTTFNIIDTGGIEQGDEPLLVKMRGQAEVAIDEADVIVFMVNGRDGITGADEEVAKLLYKSNKPVVLAVNKIDNPEMREKIYEFYSLGFGEPYPISGTHGLGLGDMLDEVVNHFPERVEEDEDDDTIRFSLIGRPNVGKSSLVNTMLGEERVIVSDIEGTTRDAIDTSFTKDDRDYIIIDTAGMRKRGKVYETTEKYSVMRALKAIERSDVVLVVLDGESGIIEQDKRIAGYAHEAGKAVVIVVNKWDAVERDDKTMKKFEDKVRQEFQFLDYAPIVFLSAKTKKRVHTLLPSILQASENHTKRVQTNVLNEVIMDALAMNPAPSLKGQKLKVFYMSQVAVSPPTFVVFVNDPDLLHFSYERFLENRIRDAFGFEGTPVKIYARRRK is encoded by the coding sequence ATGCGAAAATCTGTAGTAGCTGTAGTCGGTAGACCGAATGTTGGGAAATCCACCATTTTTAACCGATTAGTTGGAGAGCGTATTTCGATTGTTGAAGATACGCCTGGTGTAACACGAGACCGTATTTATGCAGAAGCAGAATGGTTAAATACCACGTTTAATATAATTGATACAGGTGGAATAGAGCAAGGAGACGAGCCTTTACTAGTCAAAATGAGAGGACAAGCTGAGGTTGCAATTGATGAAGCTGATGTTATTGTCTTTATGGTAAATGGCCGTGATGGAATTACAGGGGCAGATGAAGAGGTAGCTAAGCTACTTTATAAATCTAATAAGCCTGTAGTGCTTGCTGTTAATAAAATTGATAATCCTGAGATGAGAGAAAAGATTTATGAATTCTATTCTTTAGGATTCGGTGAGCCATATCCAATCTCTGGTACACACGGACTTGGGCTTGGAGACATGCTTGATGAAGTTGTTAATCATTTCCCTGAACGTGTAGAGGAAGATGAAGATGATGATACAATTCGGTTCAGCTTAATCGGCCGACCGAATGTAGGAAAGTCTTCTCTTGTCAACACAATGCTAGGTGAGGAACGCGTCATCGTAAGCGACATCGAAGGAACAACAAGAGATGCAATTGACACATCCTTTACAAAGGATGATCGCGATTATATCATCATCGATACGGCGGGAATGCGTAAGCGCGGTAAAGTGTATGAAACGACTGAAAAGTATAGTGTAATGAGAGCCCTCAAAGCAATTGAGCGCTCCGATGTAGTCCTTGTAGTTCTAGATGGCGAATCTGGAATTATCGAGCAGGACAAACGCATTGCTGGTTATGCCCATGAAGCAGGTAAAGCTGTTGTCATTGTGGTAAATAAATGGGATGCCGTCGAGCGTGACGATAAAACGATGAAGAAATTTGAGGATAAAGTGCGTCAGGAATTTCAGTTCCTTGATTATGCACCTATCGTCTTCTTATCTGCTAAAACAAAAAAGCGTGTCCATACTTTATTACCTAGTATTTTACAAGCTAGTGAGAATCACACCAAACGCGTACAGACTAATGTGCTGAATGAAGTAATCATGGATGCTTTAGCAATGAATCCGGCACCTTCCTTAAAGGGGCAGAAATTAAAAGTCTTTTACATGTCTCAAGTAGCAGTATCACCGCCAACTTTTGTGGTATTTGTAAATGATCCGGATCTATTGCACTTCTCATATGAACGTTTCTTAGAGAACCGAATTCGTGATGCGTTTGGTTTTGAAGGTACGCCGGTTAAGATTTATGCACGTAGACGAAAATAA
- a CDS encoding YIEGIA family protein → MNEYTYPIIFGLIIGVGVRLVMLRADYRQYPTYLHGKVIHISLGFIAASLGTIAVPAIMEMEFTAVTFLTIAASQFREVRNMERNTLTELDSYELVPRGNTYIEGIAIAFEARNYLVIFTSLLATLSFLVWNIWVALFVSLICYFIVRKFMSGKTLKDIVDIEYVDPHFEGAGLYVDNIYIMNIGLPQRQKEIGEYGMGFVLTPKNFNVRSTIANLGQRQAILHDISISMGVFRDSGTPALVPLIKRDLDDGRIGVFVLPQERDKEKAVKIIGAVPVLENAIRMPSESKANKEEGDLQ, encoded by the coding sequence ATGAATGAATATACTTATCCCATTATATTTGGGTTAATTATTGGAGTGGGAGTTCGACTCGTGATGTTACGTGCAGATTATCGTCAATACCCTACTTATTTACATGGGAAAGTCATACACATTTCACTCGGGTTTATTGCAGCATCTCTTGGGACTATTGCTGTACCTGCTATTATGGAAATGGAATTTACTGCAGTAACGTTTTTAACGATTGCAGCTTCTCAGTTTAGGGAAGTGAGAAATATGGAGAGGAATACATTGACTGAATTAGATTCTTATGAATTGGTCCCGAGGGGAAATACATATATAGAAGGAATTGCCATTGCTTTTGAAGCCAGGAACTACCTCGTCATCTTTACTTCTTTATTAGCAACGCTTAGCTTCCTTGTATGGAACATATGGGTAGCTCTTTTTGTTTCTCTGATTTGTTATTTCATCGTTCGCAAATTCATGAGTGGGAAGACATTAAAGGATATAGTAGATATCGAATATGTAGACCCTCATTTTGAGGGTGCAGGGTTGTATGTTGATAATATTTATATCATGAACATTGGTCTTCCTCAGAGGCAAAAGGAAATTGGTGAGTACGGGATGGGGTTCGTGTTAACACCTAAAAACTTTAATGTTCGATCCACTATAGCGAATCTTGGCCAACGACAAGCCATTCTACACGATATCTCCATTTCAATGGGCGTTTTCAGAGACAGTGGTACACCGGCACTGGTTCCGTTAATTAAGAGGGATCTGGACGATGGCCGAATCGGAGTTTTTGTTTTACCACAAGAGAGGGATAAAGAAAAAGCAGTAAAAATTATTGGAGCTGTTCCTGTGCTTGAAAATGCTATACGGATGCCGTCAGAATCTAAAGCCAATAAAGAGGAGGGAGATCTTCAATGA
- a CDS encoding capping complex subunit for YIEGIA: MKVEKMVLAAITTSRDKVDGGAPIFICDSKEEMDKVAANLEAILDGISHALSDELYIIVKH, from the coding sequence ATGAAAGTCGAAAAAATGGTGCTCGCAGCCATTACGACGAGTCGTGATAAAGTCGATGGAGGTGCTCCAATCTTTATTTGTGATTCTAAGGAAGAAATGGATAAAGTGGCCGCAAACCTTGAAGCGATACTGGATGGCATCTCTCATGCATTGAGTGACGAGCTCTATATTATCGTTAAACATTAA
- the spoIVA gene encoding stage IV sporulation protein A has protein sequence MERVDVFKDISKRTDGDIYLGVVGAVRTGKSTFIKKFMELVVLPNIQDEGERARAQDELPQSAAGKTIMTTEPKFVPNQAVQVHVDDGLDVNFRVVDCVGYTVDGAKGYEDENGPRMINTPWYEEPIPFHDAAEIGTRKVITEHSTIGVVVTTDGTIGEIPRADYVEAEERVVEELREVGKPFIMIINSVRPHHQDTEVLRQKLQEKYDIPVISMSVEGMRESDVYNVLREALYEFPVLEVNVNLPSWVMVLNEGHWLRKNYQDAIQDTVKDIKRLRDVDRVVGQFSDYDYIDKAQLAGMEMGEGVAEIDLQAPDYLYDQVLKEIVGEEIRGKDHLLQLMQDFAHAKREYDQVSEALQMVKQTGYGIAAPALEDMFLDEPEIIRQGSRFGVRLKAVAPSIHMVKVDVESEFAPIIGTEKQSEELVRYLMQDFEEDPLSIWNSDIFGRSLSSIVREGIGAKLALMPENARYKLKETLERIINEGSGGLIAIIL, from the coding sequence TTGGAAAGAGTTGATGTTTTTAAAGATATTTCTAAACGGACAGATGGAGATATTTATTTAGGTGTTGTAGGAGCGGTGAGAACAGGGAAATCCACATTTATCAAAAAGTTTATGGAGCTTGTTGTCCTTCCAAACATCCAAGATGAAGGTGAACGTGCAAGAGCTCAGGATGAACTTCCTCAATCTGCAGCAGGTAAGACGATCATGACAACGGAGCCGAAGTTTGTACCAAATCAGGCCGTTCAAGTACATGTGGACGATGGCTTAGATGTTAATTTTAGAGTTGTAGATTGTGTTGGATATACGGTTGATGGTGCTAAAGGTTATGAAGATGAGAATGGACCAAGAATGATTAATACCCCTTGGTATGAAGAACCCATTCCATTTCACGATGCTGCTGAAATTGGAACAAGAAAAGTTATTACAGAACATTCCACAATCGGTGTAGTTGTAACAACAGATGGGACAATTGGTGAGATTCCAAGAGCAGACTATGTTGAAGCGGAAGAACGTGTTGTGGAAGAATTAAGAGAAGTAGGAAAACCATTTATTATGATTATTAACTCTGTTCGCCCACACCACCAAGATACAGAGGTATTAAGACAAAAACTTCAAGAGAAATATGATATTCCTGTGATATCAATGAGTGTGGAAGGCATGAGAGAAAGTGATGTTTATAATGTGCTTCGAGAAGCATTATATGAATTCCCTGTCCTTGAAGTTAATGTGAATTTACCAAGCTGGGTTATGGTTTTAAACGAAGGTCATTGGCTTCGCAAAAACTACCAAGATGCGATTCAAGATACTGTGAAAGACATTAAAAGATTAAGAGACGTGGACCGAGTAGTCGGACAGTTCTCAGACTACGACTACATTGATAAAGCACAGTTAGCTGGTATGGAAATGGGAGAAGGAGTGGCTGAGATAGATCTCCAAGCTCCTGACTATTTGTACGATCAAGTTCTAAAAGAGATTGTAGGAGAAGAAATTAGAGGGAAAGACCATTTGCTTCAGCTTATGCAAGATTTTGCCCATGCAAAACGTGAGTATGATCAGGTGTCTGAAGCCCTTCAGATGGTAAAACAAACAGGATATGGTATTGCAGCGCCAGCCCTTGAAGACATGTTCTTAGATGAACCGGAAATTATACGTCAAGGATCAAGGTTTGGCGTTCGTCTTAAGGCTGTAGCTCCATCTATTCATATGGTGAAGGTAGATGTTGAGTCTGAATTCGCCCCTATTATTGGAACCGAGAAGCAAAGTGAAGAACTTGTTCGGTACCTGATGCAGGACTTTGAAGAAGACCCACTATCCATTTGGAACTCTGATATATTCGGGCGTTCACTAAGTTCTATTGTGAGGGAAGGTATTGGTGCGAAGCTTGCTTTAATGCCAGAGAATGCTCGATATAAACTTAAAGAAACCCTCGAAAGAATCATCAATGAGGGCAGTGGAGGGCTTATTGCCATCATTTTATAA
- a CDS encoding DUF2768 domain-containing protein, protein MSKSMLNMYISFAGIIFMFLSIGLILLSRHKLKGILSGITAFLAYIFMIVAGLIIFYIVFSGPTS, encoded by the coding sequence TTGTCAAAATCGATGTTAAATATGTATATTTCTTTTGCTGGTATTATATTTATGTTCCTCTCCATTGGCTTGATTTTACTTAGTCGTCATAAGTTAAAGGGGATTTTAAGTGGAATCACTGCATTTTTAGCATACATATTTATGATAGTAGCAGGACTCATTATATTTTATATCGTCTTTAGTGGACCTACATCTTAA
- a CDS encoding demethylmenaquinone methyltransferase yields the protein MDQQTKSQRVHHVFEKIYNRYDVMNSIISFQRHKAWRKDVMSRMNVQKGETAIDVCCGTGDWTIALADKVKESGKVVGLDFSQNMLSVGKEKKNDLNLDYVDFIHGDAMELPYEDNSFDYATIGFGLRNVPDYLQVLKEMTRVVKPGGIVVCLETSQPTAFGFRQAYYFYFQYIMPVLGRLFAKSYNEYAWLHESAKDFPGRVELKRLFEQAGLKDVEVKGYTGGVAAMHLGTKPLK from the coding sequence ATGGACCAACAAACAAAATCACAACGTGTTCATCATGTATTTGAAAAAATCTATAATCGATATGACGTTATGAATTCCATCATATCGTTTCAGCGTCATAAAGCTTGGCGTAAAGATGTTATGAGTCGTATGAATGTTCAAAAGGGAGAAACAGCTATCGATGTTTGCTGCGGAACAGGAGACTGGACCATTGCTCTTGCTGATAAAGTAAAGGAATCAGGTAAAGTCGTAGGTCTTGATTTTAGCCAGAATATGCTTAGTGTAGGCAAAGAAAAGAAAAATGATCTTAATCTTGATTACGTAGATTTTATTCATGGAGATGCTATGGAACTTCCATATGAAGATAATAGCTTTGATTATGCAACAATCGGGTTTGGATTGCGAAATGTTCCAGACTATTTGCAAGTCCTTAAAGAAATGACTCGAGTTGTTAAACCAGGAGGTATTGTAGTCTGTCTTGAGACTTCTCAGCCTACTGCGTTTGGATTTAGGCAAGCTTACTACTTCTACTTCCAATATATCATGCCAGTTCTTGGTCGTTTATTTGCTAAAAGCTATAACGAATATGCTTGGCTCCATGAATCTGCAAAGGACTTTCCAGGAAGAGTAGAGTTAAAGCGTTTGTTCGAACAAGCAGGATTGAAAGATGTTGAAGTTAAAGGATACACTGGTGGCGTAGCTGCCATGCATCTTGGAACAAAACCATTGAAGTAA
- a CDS encoding YphA family membrane protein — MGEGLIFYFVSWCVWVVVTFLMAKTRERFLAGLFLLVLIISSNESVAIFHFRFSLTAIIITCVCIAILINRKKVVYPTFASIIVSIGYAGMLLWETVVPVWVVMPRLILLSLLCYILLYFLVESMMVRLAIWGFGSVFGEFIYSMVVMGYNVSAPIGDAGYLDVLSLVSVIVMLNSAVASVARTFEQAVLNRVRRKAGFRS, encoded by the coding sequence ATGGGAGAAGGGCTGATCTTTTATTTTGTAAGCTGGTGCGTTTGGGTGGTGGTTACATTCCTTATGGCTAAGACACGGGAACGTTTTCTTGCTGGTTTATTTCTATTGGTCTTAATTATTAGTTCTAATGAGTCTGTAGCCATTTTTCATTTCCGTTTCAGTCTAACTGCCATCATTATTACTTGCGTTTGCATAGCTATTCTGATTAATAGGAAGAAAGTGGTTTATCCAACCTTTGCTTCTATAATCGTTAGTATTGGATATGCAGGTATGCTTTTATGGGAGACTGTTGTGCCTGTATGGGTAGTGATGCCAAGATTAATTCTATTGTCGCTGTTATGTTATATACTCCTTTATTTTTTAGTGGAGTCCATGATGGTCCGGTTAGCTATTTGGGGGTTTGGTTCAGTGTTTGGAGAGTTTATCTATTCTATGGTTGTGATGGGATACAATGTCAGTGCCCCCATTGGAGATGCAGGTTATTTGGATGTGCTTAGTCTTGTTTCTGTGATCGTAATGTTGAACTCTGCGGTGGCTTCGGTTGCAAGAACATTTGAACAGGCAGTATTGAATCGTGTGAGAAGAAAGGCGGGATTTCGTTCATGA
- the fni gene encoding type 2 isopentenyl-diphosphate Delta-isomerase — MLLSRSKRKLEHIRHALSREDLGINSFDEMEIIHQSLTDIHWDDISLQTQLGELTLSSPLFVNAMTGGGGEKTEAINRDLAIAAKETGIALAVGSQMSALKDEREMKSYQVVREENPDGIVFANVGSEATLEQAKRAVDMLEANALQIHLNVLQELIMPEGDRDFTTRLQQIEEIVKSVGVPVILKEVGFGISQETTRQLKEIGVSYIDVGGKGGTNFSNVENKRRKQPLESYNGWGIPTVTSIKEVKSVFPECNVIASGGMRNGLDGAKSFVLGANAFGMAGQLLRTLMKDDLETLIKKVDHVHEEFRIAMMLLGAKETYQLDGKPHIYTGSTKTWLEQRITTF; from the coding sequence ATGTTATTGAGTCGATCAAAAAGAAAATTAGAGCATATCAGACATGCCCTATCTCGTGAAGATCTGGGGATTAATAGCTTTGATGAGATGGAAATTATCCATCAAAGTCTAACAGATATCCATTGGGATGATATCTCATTGCAGACTCAATTAGGCGAACTTACTCTAAGTTCGCCTCTTTTTGTCAATGCGATGACAGGAGGTGGCGGAGAGAAAACGGAGGCGATTAACCGAGACCTTGCTATTGCTGCAAAGGAGACGGGAATTGCACTTGCCGTAGGCTCACAGATGTCTGCCCTTAAAGATGAACGTGAAATGAAAAGTTATCAAGTTGTGAGAGAAGAAAATCCAGATGGGATTGTGTTTGCTAATGTGGGCAGTGAAGCAACGCTTGAACAAGCGAAGCGTGCTGTAGATATGTTAGAAGCCAATGCATTGCAAATTCACTTGAATGTATTGCAGGAACTCATCATGCCTGAAGGAGACCGTGACTTTACTACCCGCTTACAACAAATTGAGGAAATCGTTAAATCGGTCGGGGTCCCTGTCATATTAAAAGAAGTCGGATTTGGTATTTCTCAAGAAACCACGCGTCAATTGAAGGAAATTGGTGTTTCGTATATAGATGTAGGCGGTAAAGGCGGAACTAATTTCTCAAATGTGGAGAATAAACGTAGGAAACAACCTCTTGAATCGTATAATGGTTGGGGAATTCCAACGGTTACTTCTATTAAAGAGGTAAAAAGTGTATTTCCTGAATGTAATGTAATTGCTTCTGGAGGAATGCGTAATGGTTTAGATGGTGCGAAGTCATTCGTTTTAGGCGCAAATGCCTTTGGTATGGCAGGCCAGCTTCTTAGAACTCTAATGAAAGATGATCTAGAAACACTAATTAAAAAAGTGGATCACGTTCATGAGGAGTTTAGGATTGCCATGATGCTACTAGGAGCAAAAGAAACGTATCAATTGGATGGAAAACCTCATATTTATACCGGTTCTACGAAGACATGGCTCGAACAAAGGATTACAACATTTTAA